A stretch of the Acidilobus sp. 7A genome encodes the following:
- the cdd gene encoding cytidine deaminase codes for MELVPQRASMEPPEDLLREARDAIGKAYAPYSGYRVAAAVRASSGLIYRGVNVENASYGLSMCAERVAIFNAVSSGERNVKEVLVLVESGEPAPPCGACLQVIAEFGDDNTMIYSVSKEGSKVRAWRLSELLPHRFSKEYLRPAGQK; via the coding sequence ATGGAGCTAGTCCCACAGAGGGCGAGTATGGAGCCGCCTGAGGACCTGCTCAGGGAGGCCAGGGACGCCATAGGTAAGGCATATGCGCCCTACTCAGGCTACCGCGTGGCGGCGGCCGTCAGGGCGAGCTCGGGGCTTATTTACCGGGGGGTTAACGTGGAGAACGCAAGCTACGGGCTTAGCATGTGTGCTGAGAGGGTCGCCATATTTAATGCCGTGAGCAGCGGCGAGAGAAATGTTAAGGAGGTGCTAGTCTTAGTTGAGAGTGGTGAGCCGGCGCCTCCTTGTGGGGCCTGCCTGCAGGTGATAGCCGAGTTTGGCGATGACAACACGATGATCTACTCAGTGTCCAAGGAGGGAAGCAAAGTTAGGGCGTGGAGGCTCTCAGAGCTGTTACCGCATAGGTTCTCAAAAGAGTACCTGAGGCCCGCGGGTCAGAAGTAG
- a CDS encoding dihydrolipoyl dehydrogenase: MKLPEKVDVVFVGGGGASYPGAFELAEAGLSVLMVDEKGNLGGDCLYAGCIPSKTVRTKILEYTSTTNKVDPEQVWQEVVRAKEEVQRIRYEHHMEEIKEHEPNLSFAKGWATILGPNKVRVDTEDGTFEVETKRLVIGAGAEHVIIPIPGKELAITSDALFAYQKTMGRLPKSLAVIGGGYIGVEVADMLSRLGAHVSIVEMMDRLLPNMPPELSEAALQRMKEAGVDVYLRSPAQGIEKRGEYKVLKAKSADGKEVEVEAEEVLMAVGRRPRTRGYGLEALESQGLKVDKTGVQVTPGLRTALPNVYAAGDVTGKAMLFHAAVKESVIVAKNILAGKEVYRFNYHSVPYTIFTYPEIAMVGYTEDELKSLGIQYEVVNYSLKHDAQSEIVGHREGWMKILLEKESLRILGFEAYAHDAAELSAVFAAAIENNLTAKNLAWIAGPHPLTFESINYAMRPYF; encoded by the coding sequence ATGAAGCTTCCAGAGAAGGTTGACGTGGTGTTCGTAGGCGGCGGTGGTGCCTCTTATCCTGGAGCCTTTGAGCTGGCAGAGGCGGGGCTCTCGGTGCTAATGGTTGACGAGAAGGGCAACCTAGGAGGCGACTGCCTCTACGCGGGCTGCATACCATCAAAGACTGTGAGGACTAAGATTCTGGAGTATACTTCCACCACTAACAAGGTCGACCCTGAGCAGGTGTGGCAGGAAGTCGTCAGGGCCAAGGAGGAGGTTCAGAGGATCAGGTACGAGCATCACATGGAGGAGATAAAGGAGCATGAGCCTAACCTTTCCTTCGCTAAGGGATGGGCCACCATACTGGGGCCCAACAAGGTCAGGGTAGATACAGAGGACGGGACGTTCGAGGTCGAGACCAAGAGGCTGGTTATAGGTGCTGGAGCTGAGCACGTCATAATACCCATACCCGGCAAGGAGCTCGCGATAACCAGTGACGCGCTGTTCGCCTACCAGAAGACTATGGGCCGCCTGCCTAAGTCGCTTGCCGTAATAGGCGGCGGTTACATAGGTGTCGAGGTTGCTGACATGCTGAGTAGGCTGGGCGCCCACGTCTCAATTGTTGAGATGATGGATAGGCTCCTGCCTAACATGCCCCCAGAGCTCTCGGAGGCCGCGCTGCAGCGCATGAAGGAGGCCGGCGTTGACGTGTATCTCAGGAGTCCAGCCCAGGGCATCGAGAAGAGGGGCGAATACAAAGTGCTTAAGGCCAAGAGCGCCGACGGCAAGGAGGTTGAGGTTGAAGCTGAAGAGGTGCTAATGGCCGTTGGCAGGAGGCCCAGGACCAGGGGCTATGGACTGGAAGCCCTCGAGAGCCAGGGACTTAAGGTTGACAAGACTGGCGTGCAAGTGACCCCTGGCCTTAGGACTGCCCTGCCTAACGTGTACGCCGCTGGTGACGTCACTGGCAAGGCCATGCTCTTCCATGCCGCAGTTAAGGAGAGCGTCATTGTGGCAAAGAACATACTTGCCGGTAAGGAGGTCTATAGGTTTAACTACCACTCAGTGCCATACACGATATTTACTTACCCAGAGATTGCCATGGTCGGCTACACCGAGGACGAGCTGAAGTCCCTAGGGATACAGTACGAAGTTGTCAACTACTCCCTTAAGCATGATGCCCAGTCGGAGATAGTAGGCCACAGGGAGGGCTGGATGAAGATACTGCTTGAAAAGGAGTCCCTCAGGATACTGGGCTTCGAGGCCTACGCCCACGACGCCGCTGAGCTGAGCGCCGTGTTTGCAGCAGCCATAGAGAACAACCTGACAGCCAAGAACCTTGCATGGATTGCGGGTCCGCACCCGCTGACCTTTGAGTCTATAAACTATGCTATGAGGCCCTACTTCTGA
- a CDS encoding NAD(P)/FAD-dependent oxidoreductase, producing the protein MDISSDEIIVAGMGLAGSLLSLRLAESGFKVKAFEPTPSSYVKPCGEQLTLEEVPLRLAKEYEAIKTVVNDVHILVDGKYVTTVDMRGGSKWAIIDKPKLIMELRRSAAEAGVAVLRERWHGERGALTIDSRGPYSMKTSSEVLALRVIAKVKSWSPEEAILDFRPSLGGLYWVFPFDGDGKFVNAGTGFVGVNDAASLQGLVRSYLAERLQGPFDVVEVKGAPVNVFTNPRLTNGDIIKVGEAAGLVMAWSGEGNRPAIVSAEALASSIANSDYNFELALKRYSTSISRIMESAIVSRLLTRASYRLSLAAPLLASMPRRAWELYVRQELTLRDLISFLPEALRSATLLFNGKDDHKAFI; encoded by the coding sequence ATGGACATCAGCTCTGACGAGATAATAGTGGCAGGCATGGGCCTTGCAGGCTCGCTGCTTTCTCTGAGGTTGGCCGAGAGCGGCTTCAAGGTTAAGGCATTTGAGCCCACTCCTAGCTCATATGTTAAGCCGTGCGGTGAGCAGCTAACCCTTGAGGAGGTCCCCCTTAGGCTTGCAAAGGAGTATGAAGCTATAAAGACCGTGGTTAATGATGTCCACATACTTGTTGATGGTAAGTACGTGACAACTGTTGACATGAGAGGAGGCTCTAAGTGGGCCATAATAGATAAGCCCAAGCTAATCATGGAGCTCAGAAGGTCTGCAGCCGAGGCTGGCGTCGCTGTGCTTAGGGAGAGGTGGCACGGGGAGAGAGGGGCTCTCACTATAGATTCTAGAGGCCCATACTCTATGAAGACCTCGTCCGAGGTCCTAGCTCTGAGAGTGATAGCTAAGGTCAAGTCCTGGAGCCCTGAGGAGGCCATACTCGACTTCAGGCCCTCGCTAGGGGGCCTCTACTGGGTATTCCCGTTCGACGGTGATGGCAAGTTTGTAAACGCTGGCACCGGCTTCGTGGGCGTTAATGACGCGGCTAGTCTTCAAGGGCTAGTGAGGTCCTACCTAGCTGAGAGGCTTCAGGGACCATTCGACGTAGTTGAGGTCAAGGGGGCGCCAGTTAATGTCTTCACTAACCCTAGACTGACTAACGGTGATATAATCAAGGTTGGGGAGGCGGCAGGCCTCGTAATGGCATGGAGCGGCGAGGGCAACAGGCCCGCAATAGTCTCTGCGGAGGCCCTGGCAAGCTCCATAGCTAACTCCGACTACAATTTTGAGCTTGCGCTAAAGAGGTATTCAACCAGTATATCACGGATTATGGAGTCAGCAATAGTTTCAAGGCTTCTGACGAGGGCAAGCTACAGGCTGAGCCTCGCAGCACCTCTGCTGGCATCCATGCCCAGGCGCGCATGGGAGCTCTATGTGAGGCAGGAGCTAACCCTCAGGGACCTCATAAGCTTCCTGCCGGAGGCCCTGAGATCAGCGACGCTTTTATTTAATGGGAAGGATGATCATAAAGCTTTCATATAA